The following proteins are co-located in the Microcystis wesenbergii NRERC-220 genome:
- a CDS encoding DNA adenine methylase, translated as MSKIAKKLSNSPFRYPGGKFYARKLILACLPSHHKYCEPFAGGASIFFAKESVAENILNDKDEELMNCYRHIKDHLDSLIELLKDLNATKELHSYYKNEFQPANDLERAMRWYYLNRTSYSGIMKLENCYWGYGDKYSMRPENWPSHLKTTSEKLQNVSLSCLDFEDLINQLPDDYFLFVDPPYFQADQNKFYSCFFSLEDHERLCKTLKKHQHRFKFLLTYDNCSEIREMYDWCISLQDNEWNYTINRTDDQKNGLKLEHGYQSERRKGKEVFIANYDFQKPARFTPLQLSLFDVS; from the coding sequence ATGTCCAAAATCGCTAAAAAACTTAGTAATTCTCCTTTTCGTTATCCCGGCGGTAAATTTTATGCCCGTAAGCTAATCTTAGCTTGTCTTCCTAGTCACCATAAGTATTGTGAACCCTTTGCGGGGGGAGCATCTATATTCTTTGCTAAGGAAAGTGTAGCAGAGAATATTCTCAATGACAAAGATGAGGAATTAATGAACTGTTATCGACATATCAAAGATCATCTTGATAGTCTAATTGAATTATTAAAAGATCTAAACGCTACCAAAGAACTACACAGTTATTATAAAAATGAATTTCAACCAGCCAATGACCTAGAAAGAGCCATGCGTTGGTATTATCTAAATAGAACTTCCTACTCAGGAATTATGAAACTTGAAAATTGTTATTGGGGCTATGGTGATAAGTATTCTATGCGTCCTGAAAACTGGCCTTCTCACCTAAAAACCACTTCGGAAAAACTGCAAAATGTCAGCTTATCTTGTTTAGATTTTGAAGATTTAATCAATCAATTACCCGATGATTACTTTTTATTTGTCGATCCTCCTTACTTTCAAGCAGATCAAAATAAATTCTATTCCTGCTTCTTCAGTCTAGAAGATCATGAAAGGTTATGTAAGACGTTGAAAAAACATCAACATCGATTTAAATTTCTTTTGACTTATGATAATTGCTCCGAAATTAGAGAAATGTATGATTGGTGTATTTCTTTACAAGATAATGAATGGAATTACACTATTAATCGAACTGATGATCAAAAAAATGGTTTAAAATTAGAACATGGTTATCAGAGTGAAAGACGCAAGGGCAAGGAGGTATTTATTGCTAATTATGATTTTCAGAAACCTGCAAGATTTACACCTCTACAATTAAGTTTATTCGATGTATCTTGA